The Haloplanus salinarum genome includes a region encoding these proteins:
- a CDS encoding saccharopine dehydrogenase family protein — protein MSSTTNNYDIVVWGATGFAGQLVAEHLTSHYPAAELSVALGGRNASKLRRLAEGLANESDREEIAIVVGDATKPASLREMAGQTKVVCTTVGPYTTYGTPLVEACIEAGTDYCDLTGEINWVREMIDRYHDDAVAADVKIVHSCGFDSIPSDLGVKLLQSYATEEFGDSCEFVRIYLEDGEGGVSGGTLASAAELFEAAATDPIARETLSNPYSLAPPGERYGVDTGEQRRPQRDSIRSIWTAPSPMAAVNERVIRRSNALLEYPWGREFRCTEVIPTSSGIGGAAAAGGIALGLGVGTAAMKSRLLRRGLRRFVFPEPGTGPSEAEIKSGHFLIRVIGRGTTTDGPFTVVSEIRAELDPGYGATARMLGEAGMCLLRGETESPLDGGILTPASGIGDPLGDRLRDVGFTVTAGAWQ, from the coding sequence GTGTCATCTACAACAAACAACTACGATATCGTGGTCTGGGGAGCCACAGGATTCGCTGGCCAACTCGTCGCCGAACATCTCACCAGTCACTACCCCGCTGCTGAACTGTCTGTTGCTCTTGGTGGTCGAAATGCATCCAAGCTCCGCCGACTCGCAGAAGGGCTTGCAAATGAGTCTGATCGAGAGGAGATCGCCATTGTCGTGGGTGATGCCACCAAACCGGCGAGCCTCCGTGAGATGGCCGGCCAAACAAAGGTCGTCTGTACGACAGTCGGGCCCTACACAACATACGGGACACCACTCGTCGAAGCCTGCATTGAGGCTGGAACCGACTACTGTGATCTCACCGGGGAGATTAACTGGGTTCGAGAAATGATCGACCGCTATCACGACGATGCTGTGGCTGCCGACGTGAAAATCGTCCACAGCTGTGGGTTCGATTCGATCCCATCCGACCTCGGAGTCAAACTGCTGCAATCGTACGCTACCGAGGAGTTTGGAGACTCTTGTGAGTTCGTTCGTATCTATCTCGAAGATGGAGAGGGTGGGGTGAGTGGCGGCACCTTAGCCAGTGCGGCCGAATTATTCGAAGCCGCCGCAACTGATCCGATTGCCCGAGAAACATTATCGAATCCGTACTCGTTGGCTCCACCGGGCGAACGCTACGGTGTCGATACAGGCGAACAACGACGACCACAGCGAGATTCCATCCGCTCGATATGGACGGCTCCCTCGCCGATGGCAGCCGTCAACGAACGGGTAATCCGACGGAGCAATGCCCTCTTGGAGTATCCGTGGGGCCGAGAGTTTCGGTGTACAGAGGTTATCCCAACCAGTTCTGGGATCGGCGGTGCCGCAGCAGCTGGCGGGATCGCACTCGGCTTGGGTGTCGGAACCGCTGCGATGAAGAGTCGGCTGCTTCGGCGTGGATTGCGTCGGTTCGTGTTCCCTGAGCCGGGCACAGGGCCCTCGGAAGCGGAGATTAAATCAGGTCACTTCTTGATTCGTGTCATCGGCCGAGGGACAACGACCGATGGGCCGTTCACTGTCGTAAGTGAGATCAGAGCCGAACTGGATCCTGGCTATGGCGCAACCGCCCGGATGCTCGGAGAGGCTGGGATGTGCTTGCTGCGAGGTGAGACGGAATCACCGCTAGACGGTGGCATTCTGACGCCCGCTTCGGGGATTGGTGATCCACTCGGTGATCGACTTCGGGATGTTGGCTTCACCGTGACCGCTGGTGCGTGGCAATGA
- a CDS encoding universal stress protein, with protein sequence MHVLSVVELSSGLGTAGRDEEKLDRRKRERAATAEQLVKEHAPEGVDATVAVEFGSPTRVITEYATEIGADLAVMSTRARGGAGRVIFGSVTEQVIQAGDTPVLAVQR encoded by the coding sequence ATACACGTCCTCTCAGTCGTCGAACTCTCCAGCGGGCTCGGAACCGCCGGGCGCGACGAAGAGAAACTCGACCGCCGGAAGCGCGAGCGGGCGGCAACAGCCGAACAGCTCGTCAAGGAGCACGCCCCCGAGGGCGTGGACGCGACCGTCGCCGTCGAGTTCGGAAGCCCCACCCGGGTCATCACGGAGTACGCGACAGAGATCGGGGCCGACCTCGCGGTCATGAGCACCCGCGCCCGGGGTGGCGCCGGGCGAGTCATCTTCGGCAGTGTCACCGAGCAAGTCATCCAGGCCGGCGATACACCCGTCCTGGCGGTCCAGCGCTGA
- a CDS encoding iron-sulfur cluster assembly scaffold protein has protein sequence MDDKLVQEMLGDHSRNPRNYGELQSPDIEAEMTNPQCIGPTHPDGDRVSLQVALSDEGNIVEAVRFTGDGCTLSQAGASLLSEQMVGTAVSEIIEWDNEYIEERVRMELTPSRLQCAELVLTAFRQAVEDHD, from the coding sequence ATGGACGACAAACTCGTTCAAGAGATGCTCGGGGATCACTCACGGAATCCACGGAATTACGGTGAACTCCAATCACCTGATATCGAAGCCGAAATGACGAACCCGCAGTGTATCGGCCCAACTCATCCCGATGGCGACCGTGTCTCCCTTCAGGTCGCTCTTAGCGACGAAGGAAACATTGTCGAGGCCGTTCGCTTTACAGGAGATGGATGTACATTATCTCAAGCTGGTGCTTCGTTGTTGTCCGAACAGATGGTTGGTACCGCTGTTTCTGAGATCATCGAGTGGGATAACGAATACATCGAAGAACGTGTTAGAATGGAGTTGACACCCAGCAGGCTCCAGTGTGCAGAATTAGTCCTCACGGCTTTTCGGCAAGCGGTTGAAGACCACGATTAG